The Hylaeus volcanicus isolate JK05 unplaced genomic scaffold, UHH_iyHylVolc1.0_haploid 12197, whole genome shotgun sequence genome has a window encoding:
- the LOC128882884 gene encoding queuine tRNA-ribosyltransferase catalytic subunit 1-like isoform X2: protein MTLLQLEKIGYQLILGNTYHLGNRPGISVLRQFSGLHTFMGWKKNILTDSGGFQMVSLLKLAQITEVGVEFLSPVDNSKQLLTPEMSMAIQNCIGADIMMALDDVIPATLDDHNRVKEATSRTTRWLDRCIQGHKRPLEQNLFAIVQGGLNETLRLQSLRDLKERNLPGYAIGGLSGGEEKDKFWRIVELCTRRVDSTGLPENKPRYLMGVGYPLDMIVSVAFGVDMFDCVYPARTARFGTAIVPEGTLRLKQNRYAYDNRVLQKDCPCAACKEYTRSYLHKSLDKKALGIRLLTLHNMTYMYRFFQDIRRSIATNTFSQYVVKFLKAQYHSNLIVKYLDCDSCKDKDTSQESCLDEVDRQPPHWVRCALQVAGISLDNLYAWE, encoded by the exons ATGACATTGCTGCAGTTAGAAAAAATCGGATATCAATTGATTTTGGGAAACACATATCATTTGGGAAACCGTCCTGGAATTTCGGTGTTGCGTCAATTTTCGGGTTTGCATACATTCAtgggatggaaaaaaaatattttaacggaTTCCGGTGGATTTCAAATGGTCAGTCTTTTAAAACTAGCTCAAATCACTGAAGTTGGAGTTGAATTCCTTAGTCCAGTGGACAATTCTAAACAGCTTTTAACACCTGAAATGTCTATGGCTATTCAA AATTGTATTGGTGCTGATATAATGATGGCTTTAGACGATGTCATTCCTGCAACACTGGATGACCACAATAGAGTCAAAGAGGCGACATCCAGAACGACCAG GTGGTTAGATCGTTGTATTCAAGGGCATAAACGTCCCTTAgagcaaaatttgtttgctatAGTTCAAGGTGGTTTAAATGAAACCTTAAGATTACAGTCTCTCCGAGATTTAAAAGAACGAAATTTACCAGGATACGCTATTGGAGGCTTATCTGGGGGAGAggaaaaagataaattttgGCGCATTGTAGAGTTA TGTACTCGAAGAGTAGACAGTACAGGTTTACCAGAAAACAAACCTCGCTATCTCATGGGAGTCGGATATCCTTTGGATATGATTGTTTCAGTAGCATTTGGAGTGGATATGTTTGACTGTGTGTATCCAGCTCGAACAGCGCGCTTTGGAACAGCTATAGTGCCAGAAGGAACGCttcgtttaaaacaaaatcgcTATGCTTATGACAATCGCGTTTTGCAAAAGGATTGTCCCTGTGCTGCATGTAAAGAGTATACGAGAAGTTACTTACATAAGTCATTAGATAAG aaagCGTTAGGAATCCGTTTACTAACACTTCACAATATGACATATATGTATCGTTTTTTTCAAGACATACGTCGATCTATTGCCACTAATACTTTTTCTCAATATGttgtaaaatttttgaaagccCAATATCATTCAAATCtcatcgtaaaatatttagacTGCGATAGTTGTAAAGATAAAGATACAAGTCAAGAGTCTTGTTTAGACGAGGTCGATAGACAGCCCCCTCATTGGGTTCGTTGCGCTTTACAAGTAGCTGGAATAAGCTTAGACAACTTGTACGCTTGGGAATAA
- the LOC128883113 gene encoding uncharacterized protein LOC128883113: MTFQYLCFIEPYLGVLKDSCLLSQSRNENDAVSLGMVTGCQSFSKLVEMALCFQCRHTLLGKHEEGSSNVLSFAKTALQFEFPLHMWTFPSVHDVRFPSSTTSTVLVISSDPSKDIGRTQVYLLHNCIDEPSVNCSRSQEPNMLAQVEEITGGFDTDINTIGCGSLYFERESELRDDNNSKECLWIQITPTEIRCLACQSPYSLLQNPVNLLHLNAEECDMTSPYLDIPLGIKGCIVKEFVLVMTESFHIKIWKANSTAYKDLCNNLLTTTCLLNPYTNGTKHLEFMLSQPLECFYLTCLDQLEQNTVLKHIPSVTLIYLVFVCKAKPNTICIVSCDTMEIVFRTEITPFQKHLLNTNKKNEDFLVPFMPMTSHATARIVKSRDQFY, translated from the exons ATgacatttcaatatttatgttttattgaaCCTTATTTAG GGGTTCTCAAGGATTCGTGTCTTCTGTCCCAATCTCGCAACGAGAACGATGCCGTCTCATTAGGAATGGTAACAGGTTGTCAAAGCTTTTCGAAACTCGTGGAGATGGCCTTATGTTTTCAATGCCGTCATACACTCTTAGGAAAACATGAAGAAGGGTCTTCCAATGTTTTAAGTTTTGCAAAAACGGCATTACAATTTGAGTTTCCTTTACATATGTGGACTTTTCCAAGCGTTCATGACGTTCGCTTTCCT AGTTCTACAACATCCACTGTACTCGTCATAAGTTCCGATCCGAGTAAAGATATAGGAAGGACACAAGTGTACCTTCTCCACAATTGTATTGATGAACCATCAGTGAATTGTTCCCGTTCACAAGAACCAAACATGTTAGCACAAGTGGAAGAAATAACAGGAGGGTTTGATACCGACATTAATACTATAGGGTGTGGatctttgtattttgaaagagaaagtGAATTGCGAGATGACAATAATTCAAAGGAATGCTTATGGATTCAAATTACTCCAACAGAAATCCGTTGTTTAGCATGTCAATCACCTTACTCACTTTTACAAAATCCAGTCAACTTATTACACTTAAACGCAGAAGAATGCGATATGACATCTCCTTATTTAGATATTCCGTTAGGTATCAAAGGTTGTATTGTGAAGGAATTTGTTCTTGTTATGACAGAGTCCTTTCACATAAAGATTTGGAAAGCCAATAGCACTGCATATAAGGATCTGTGTAACAATCTTTTAACTACAACATGTTTATTAAATCCGTACACAAATGGAACAAAACATTTAGAATTTATGTTATCCCAACCTCtggaatgtttttatttaacttgttTAGATCAACTTGAACAAAACACAGTACTTAAACATATTCCTAGTGTCACATTAATTTATCTTGTTTTTGTATGTAAAGCCAAACCAAATACAATCTGTATAGTATCCTGTGATACTATGGAAATAGTTTTTCGAACGGAAATAACTCCTtttcaaaaacatttgttaaatactaacaaaaaaaatgaggaTTTTTTAGTTCCGTTTATGCCTATGACATCGCATGCTACTGCACGTATAGTGAAG TCGCGTGATCAATTCTACTAG
- the LOC128883068 gene encoding uncharacterized protein LOC128883068 isoform X2, producing MDINKMSPLNSFNTTQQIHQRSDTCDFNKMLEDINTSSIYDIDDFLTPLVCNVMSGMSQNLTNGSIWYLRLPVYDETIQKYKTMQGLFVTLTSNKLFMHEHNMTQQMCSFQMPTPFYNSLPLVSWLSLNNKNELQLSFIHFEISTMKAFTFSLMGHSLLAHVKLNIKRCGRIAYDKVTKLLACCDVGFEETISTDFSSNSISQNVNVSSLKIFSLAQFGEQWVQCSKENVPALFPCSEYHLAQNERFCSITFASIQPNVSLIIAGTCLYVDNNSHFVLGNLYMFDCPTFEAIVSNKIVQPLLVRKVQLFPGPILYVGTLSLVNSFPYLVHTAGRKLFVNKMTDNGLTSGCFFDCPWTILSVATVKSYLAVSDGISGLYFLKFRSPVSLSLPTQSLSLLASFPVPISKKYILQGIAVEYTSQQQALYMISCNSEGTLDVLQYSTEQQHATSLQRSPNPFVFKRVTPLLGRVICSPMLHGQGPLVRFHRIETVHPPTMSCIALTLYG from the exons ATGGATATAAATAAGATGTCTCCacttaattcttttaatactaCACAACAAATTCACCAACGCAGTGATACCTGCGACTTTAATAAAATGCTAGAAGACATCAACACCTCCTCAATTTATGATATAGATGACTTTCTGACTCCGCTTGTTTGTAATGTTATGAGCGGAATGTCCCAAAATTTAACCAATGGATCTATTTGGTATTTACGTCTACCTGTTT ATGATGAAaccattcaaaaatataaaacgatgCAAGGCCTCTTTGTTACTCTCACTTCTAACAAGCTGTTTATGCATGAACATAATATGACACAACAAATGTGTTCATTTCAAATGCCAACTCCTTTTTATAA ttcATTACCCCTTGTTAGTTGGCtgtcattaaataataaaaatgaacttcAATTAAGCTTTATTCATTTCGAAATTAGTACTATGAAAGCTTTCACATTCTCATTAATGGGTCATTCGTTACTAGCGCat gtaaaattaaatatcaagcGCTGCGGAAGAATTGCTTATGATAAAGTCACAAAACTTCTTGCTTGCTGCGATGTTGGTTTTGAAGAAACCATATCCACTGACTTTTCTTCCAACTCAATTTCACAAAATGTCAACGTCtcatcattaaaaattttctccTTAGCACAATTCGGTGAACAATGGGTTCAATGTTCTAAGGAAAACGTACCAGCACTTTTTCCTTGCAG tgaatATCATTTAGCCCAGAATGAGAGATTCTGTTCAATTACCTTCGCATCCATTCAACCAAATGTTTCACTTATAATAGCAGGAACTTGTTTGTATGTTGATAATAATTCCCACTTTGTGTTAGGAAATCTTTATATGTTCGACTGTCCTACCTTTGAAGCAattgtatcgaataaaattgtacaaccATTACTCGTGCGTAAAGTACAATTGTTTCCAGGACCTATTCTCTATGTAGGAACTCTTTCACTTGTGAATTCGTTTCCTTATCTGGTTCATACCGCTGGTCGTAAACTTTTTGTTAAT AAAATGACTGACAATGGTTTAACAAGTGGATGTTTTTTTGATTGTCCGTGGACCATTCTATCTGTAGCAACTGTCAAATCGTATCTTGCGGTTTCAGATGGGATTTCTggactttattttttaaa ATTCCGTTCTCCTGTTTCTTTATCACTACCAACACaatctctttctcttttagCTTCTTTTCCTGTACCGATatctaaaaaatacatacttCAAGGAATTGCTGTAGAATATACAAGCCAACAGCAAGCTTTGT atatGATCTCATGCAACAGTGAAGGAACTCTTGATGTTTTGCAGTATTCCACTGAGCAACAACATGCAACATCTCTTCAACGTTCTCCTAATCCTTTTGTCTTTAAAAGAGTGACG CCTCTTTTAGGGCGTGTGATTTGTTCCCCCATGTTACATGGTCAAGGTCCTCTTGTTCGTTTTCATCGTATTGAGACGGTTCACCCACCTACCATGAGTTGCATAGCGCTCACACTTTATG GATGA
- the LOC128882884 gene encoding queuine tRNA-ribosyltransferase catalytic subunit 1-like isoform X1 — protein MTIKVLNNRIFQSDGYEIENAKSVEIPIEKPLTCAITSYTCPSLSFHVENMCLRARQSRLQLPHGVVETPIFMPVGTNGTVKGMTNEDLEKIGYQLILGNTYHLGNRPGISVLRQFSGLHTFMGWKKNILTDSGGFQMVSLLKLAQITEVGVEFLSPVDNSKQLLTPEMSMAIQNCIGADIMMALDDVIPATLDDHNRVKEATSRTTRWLDRCIQGHKRPLEQNLFAIVQGGLNETLRLQSLRDLKERNLPGYAIGGLSGGEEKDKFWRIVELCTRRVDSTGLPENKPRYLMGVGYPLDMIVSVAFGVDMFDCVYPARTARFGTAIVPEGTLRLKQNRYAYDNRVLQKDCPCAACKEYTRSYLHKSLDKKALGIRLLTLHNMTYMYRFFQDIRRSIATNTFSQYVVKFLKAQYHSNLIVKYLDCDSCKDKDTSQESCLDEVDRQPPHWVRCALQVAGISLDNLYAWE, from the exons ATGACAATCAAAGTTTTAAACAACAGAATTTTTCAGTCAGACGGCTATGAGATAGAAAATGCGAAGAGTGTAGAAATACCTATTGAAAAACCGTTAACATGCGCCATAACTTCTTACACTTGTCCATCGTTGTCTTTTCATGTAGAGAACATGTGTCTGCGTGCTCGTCAATCGAGATTGCAATTACCTCATGGAGTTGTTGAAACGCCAATTTTTATGCCTGTTGGAACTAACGGAACAGTGAAGGGAATGACAAATGAAGAT TTAGAAAAAATCGGATATCAATTGATTTTGGGAAACACATATCATTTGGGAAACCGTCCTGGAATTTCGGTGTTGCGTCAATTTTCGGGTTTGCATACATTCAtgggatggaaaaaaaatattttaacggaTTCCGGTGGATTTCAAATGGTCAGTCTTTTAAAACTAGCTCAAATCACTGAAGTTGGAGTTGAATTCCTTAGTCCAGTGGACAATTCTAAACAGCTTTTAACACCTGAAATGTCTATGGCTATTCAA AATTGTATTGGTGCTGATATAATGATGGCTTTAGACGATGTCATTCCTGCAACACTGGATGACCACAATAGAGTCAAAGAGGCGACATCCAGAACGACCAG GTGGTTAGATCGTTGTATTCAAGGGCATAAACGTCCCTTAgagcaaaatttgtttgctatAGTTCAAGGTGGTTTAAATGAAACCTTAAGATTACAGTCTCTCCGAGATTTAAAAGAACGAAATTTACCAGGATACGCTATTGGAGGCTTATCTGGGGGAGAggaaaaagataaattttgGCGCATTGTAGAGTTA TGTACTCGAAGAGTAGACAGTACAGGTTTACCAGAAAACAAACCTCGCTATCTCATGGGAGTCGGATATCCTTTGGATATGATTGTTTCAGTAGCATTTGGAGTGGATATGTTTGACTGTGTGTATCCAGCTCGAACAGCGCGCTTTGGAACAGCTATAGTGCCAGAAGGAACGCttcgtttaaaacaaaatcgcTATGCTTATGACAATCGCGTTTTGCAAAAGGATTGTCCCTGTGCTGCATGTAAAGAGTATACGAGAAGTTACTTACATAAGTCATTAGATAAG aaagCGTTAGGAATCCGTTTACTAACACTTCACAATATGACATATATGTATCGTTTTTTTCAAGACATACGTCGATCTATTGCCACTAATACTTTTTCTCAATATGttgtaaaatttttgaaagccCAATATCATTCAAATCtcatcgtaaaatatttagacTGCGATAGTTGTAAAGATAAAGATACAAGTCAAGAGTCTTGTTTAGACGAGGTCGATAGACAGCCCCCTCATTGGGTTCGTTGCGCTTTACAAGTAGCTGGAATAAGCTTAGACAACTTGTACGCTTGGGAATAA
- the LOC128883114 gene encoding uncharacterized protein LOC128883114, producing MENEELGKFQIRYQYQWNTESAEVPLDNSSNNKPLLGCSFGHAKKADTISIEASYLKLRYALGPFTIEQMTNPANEKKVSNSFIKCGLTVAILLNSECMGILGLMNVFQKASQMEEAELWDSLKKDNPKHNDLNFENSNDLHIDTKPFIEISFLSKMPKYLLILSPYTFIIVPLFESNETVDSKNVHITDAVIITHSKCFYSVNLAELCLFTSDARSLDNTKLPIHRLVTVKDLMESSTTFPSYTSCWFLNKPTVDCSFFEIDLRDYHWIIINSLLYLLVPRYKGAVYTVQLVLHPSSLKLYGIHIKPFLKETLYFFCDSPPVLYTSESHHSTCMILLPGHPNEANPPSLWNIQFDYFWGTPPNENSATEQTRVSTSTIESFFWGHRLHTIDPIKILPLLRKSWSPILKSKKDASVLSCNTFLSGSHGNLRKEKLSSGSLGSC from the exons ATGGAGAA CGAAGAACTGGGAAAGTTTCAAATTCGCTATCAATATCAGTGGAATACAGAATCGGCTGAAGTACCTTTAGACaattcttcaaataataaacCACTGCTTGGTTGTTCTTTTGGTCATGCTAAGAAAGCTGATACTATTTCCATTGAAGCATCGTACCTGAAATTACGTTACGCTTTAGGGCCTTTTACG ATTGAACAAATGACAAATCCAgctaatgaaaaaaaagtttcaaactCTTTCATAAAGTGTGGATTAACTGTTGCAATTTTACTAAACTCTGAGTGCATGGGGATTTTAGGTCTCATGAACGTGTTTCAGAAAGCATCACAAATGGAAGAAGCTGAACTGTGGGATAGTTTGAAGAAAGACAATCCAAAGCataatgatttaaattttgaaaattctaatgaTTTACATATTGATACCAAACCTTTCATT GAAATCtcttttttaagtaaaatgcCAAAATACCTTTTAATCCTCTCGCCTTATACGTTTATTATTGTACCATTATTTGAGTCCAATGAAACGGTGGACTCGAAAAACGTTCATATCACGGATGCTGTTATAATAACACAttctaaatgtttttattcagTCAATCTAGCTGAATTATGTCTTTTTACATCGGATGCACGCTCTTTGGATAATACCAAATTACCGATTCATCGTTTAGTAACAGTGAAAGATTTAATGGAATCGTCTACAACGTTTCCTTCTTATACATCGTGCTGGTTTTTAAATAAGCCCACAGTGGATTGttctttctttgaaattgatttaagAGACTATCATTGGATTATTATCAAttctttattgtatttattagttCCAAGATACAAAGGAGCAGTTTATACAGTTCAATTG GTTTTACATCCATCTTCACTTAAATTGTATGGAATCCACATAAAACCttttttgaaagaaacgttatatttcttttgtgATTCGCCTCCAGTTCTGTACACTTCCGAATCTCACCACAGTACTTGTATGATTCTTTTACCAGGGCATCCAAACGAAGCAAATCCACCATCACTTTGGAATATTCAATTCGACTACTTTTGGGGTACTCCGCCAAATGAAAATTCAGCAACGGAACAAACAAGGGTCTCCACGAGTAccattgaatcatttttttggGGTCATCGACTTCACACAATTGACCCTATCAAAATTTTACCATTACTACGTAAAAGTTGGTCTCCTATATTAAAGTCGAAAAAGGATGCTTCGGTTTTATCCTGTAATACTTTCCTATCTGGATCTCACggaaatttaagaaaagaaaaactatcCAGCGGCTCTTTAGGGA GTTGCTGA
- the LOC128883068 gene encoding uncharacterized protein LOC128883068 isoform X1, with translation MDINKMSPLNSFNTTQQIHQRSDTCDFNKMLEDINTSSIYDIDDFLTPLVCNVMSGMSQNLTNGSIWYLRLPVYDETIQKYKTMQGLFVTLTSNKLFMHEHNMTQQMCSFQMPTPFYNSLPLVSWLSLNNKNELQLSFIHFEISTMKAFTFSLMGHSLLAHVKLNIKRCGRIAYDKVTKLLACCDVGFEETISTDFSSNSISQNVNVSSLKIFSLAQFGEQWVQCSKENVPALFPCSEYHLAQNERFCSITFASIQPNVSLIIAGTCLYVDNNSHFVLGNLYMFDCPTFEAIVSNKIVQPLLVRKVQLFPGPILYVGTLSLVNSFPYLVHTAGRKLFVNKMTDNGLTSGCFFDCPWTILSVATVKSYLAVSDGISGLYFLKFRSPVSLSLPTQSLSLLASFPVPISKKYILQGIAVEYTSQQQALYMISCNSEGTLDVLQYSTEQQHATSLQRSPNPFVFKRVTPLLGRVICSPMLHGQGPLVRFHRIETVHPPTMSCIALTLYGTIRHISTKTTSFHKPLAQG, from the exons ATGGATATAAATAAGATGTCTCCacttaattcttttaatactaCACAACAAATTCACCAACGCAGTGATACCTGCGACTTTAATAAAATGCTAGAAGACATCAACACCTCCTCAATTTATGATATAGATGACTTTCTGACTCCGCTTGTTTGTAATGTTATGAGCGGAATGTCCCAAAATTTAACCAATGGATCTATTTGGTATTTACGTCTACCTGTTT ATGATGAAaccattcaaaaatataaaacgatgCAAGGCCTCTTTGTTACTCTCACTTCTAACAAGCTGTTTATGCATGAACATAATATGACACAACAAATGTGTTCATTTCAAATGCCAACTCCTTTTTATAA ttcATTACCCCTTGTTAGTTGGCtgtcattaaataataaaaatgaacttcAATTAAGCTTTATTCATTTCGAAATTAGTACTATGAAAGCTTTCACATTCTCATTAATGGGTCATTCGTTACTAGCGCat gtaaaattaaatatcaagcGCTGCGGAAGAATTGCTTATGATAAAGTCACAAAACTTCTTGCTTGCTGCGATGTTGGTTTTGAAGAAACCATATCCACTGACTTTTCTTCCAACTCAATTTCACAAAATGTCAACGTCtcatcattaaaaattttctccTTAGCACAATTCGGTGAACAATGGGTTCAATGTTCTAAGGAAAACGTACCAGCACTTTTTCCTTGCAG tgaatATCATTTAGCCCAGAATGAGAGATTCTGTTCAATTACCTTCGCATCCATTCAACCAAATGTTTCACTTATAATAGCAGGAACTTGTTTGTATGTTGATAATAATTCCCACTTTGTGTTAGGAAATCTTTATATGTTCGACTGTCCTACCTTTGAAGCAattgtatcgaataaaattgtacaaccATTACTCGTGCGTAAAGTACAATTGTTTCCAGGACCTATTCTCTATGTAGGAACTCTTTCACTTGTGAATTCGTTTCCTTATCTGGTTCATACCGCTGGTCGTAAACTTTTTGTTAAT AAAATGACTGACAATGGTTTAACAAGTGGATGTTTTTTTGATTGTCCGTGGACCATTCTATCTGTAGCAACTGTCAAATCGTATCTTGCGGTTTCAGATGGGATTTCTggactttattttttaaa ATTCCGTTCTCCTGTTTCTTTATCACTACCAACACaatctctttctcttttagCTTCTTTTCCTGTACCGATatctaaaaaatacatacttCAAGGAATTGCTGTAGAATATACAAGCCAACAGCAAGCTTTGT atatGATCTCATGCAACAGTGAAGGAACTCTTGATGTTTTGCAGTATTCCACTGAGCAACAACATGCAACATCTCTTCAACGTTCTCCTAATCCTTTTGTCTTTAAAAGAGTGACG CCTCTTTTAGGGCGTGTGATTTGTTCCCCCATGTTACATGGTCAAGGTCCTCTTGTTCGTTTTCATCGTATTGAGACGGTTCACCCACCTACCATGAGTTGCATAGCGCTCACACTTTATGGTACCATTCGACATATTTCAACTAAAACAACGTCCTTCCACAAACCTCTTGCTCAAGGATGA